The stretch of DNA GATGAAAGCTAAAATGACTAGTGCAGCAGTAACAGAGCCCCCGATAGCGCCCAAAACAACTCCCTTGTTACTTTTGCCAGAAAACACCGAAGAATCTGCGGCAAGTTTGATGTAAATTGTTCTTCCTCCGCTATCTCCTTCATTCAGTTGTTTCAGCTCCAGAAGCTCTCCGATCCAAATAGAACATACATTATCACCAAAACTGTAAGCCGAACATGAGCAGTTATTTAAGCAGGAAGATTCGCATTCGCCCTCATTCCCAACAGTCAAAGCTTGAGCGTTATCCGGTAGAATCACATAGTTATTCATCAAGAATCTATCTCTCTTCCCATTAGAAGTACTATTGATCTCACATTGCAAATTTATCTCCCTCACACAACCACCAGAATAATCATTCAAAGCCCAATCACTTTCAGATTTATGTTCAAATCCCTTCAAGCAATCACAAAAGGGTAACGAGTTCTCATTGCAGCTACCAAATCCTCCACAAAAGGCATAAACCCCGCATTGCTGTATTGGTTGAGACCAAAATGAGAACCAGTTCGAATTATCAATCCAATTATATTGCTTGATTTGCCCAGATATATCCATTACGAATCTCGATATAGTAGAAGGATTATAAACTGAATATGTGAAATAACTCTCAGATACATTTTCGACATAACTAAAATCATATATAAAATTTGACCTCATTTCAGGTACTCGgctaaaaatatgattattccAAGGCCCACTGGTCCAATACTGTACAGTTCTATTCCACCTAATTATGTATTCCTTCCGACTCGGAACAAGTTCAAGAGAATAAAGGCCAGGAGCAGGATCGTCTTTATTTTTCCAAGAAATCAGAAGTTGGCTCTTTTTTGTTATATTATTATAAGCAAGCTTGCCACCAGGCAACCATGTGTGAGTGGGGTTATCAAAACTTTCCCAAATCGTAAAGTTAGAGAACCCATCTCTCAAAACCAAGTTACCTTCATCAAGAAGAACTGCCACCACAGAATTACTGGTGGCGTTTAGATCAGTGGACCAAATTTTGTTTACTGGCCCATCCAAGAGTACCAAATTACCATCCAAAATCTTGAGTTGGGCGGAATCTTTTTTGGAAAGAGGGGCTTCTCTGTTCGCAACCCAAACTACGGTTTGTTGGCTGACCTTTGCGTACCACATTCCTAGGTAATACTTGGAAGAGTTACCTGGACTGAAGATCCCCAGTTCGAAGTTCCCACCTGCAGAGACTATGGTCTGATTCCCAAAGAGAGTTTGGTTAGCTGAAATGGTGTTAGCTGCCACACAAAGAATACTGCTGAATAAAATTGGTACAGAAAACAAATAGAGAACCGTTAGATAATTGTTCTTGATTATCGTTTTCGACTGCAGAATATTGgaaaatatattcaataaaatgTACCCTTTTTTATACATCAAGAACGGCTATGGTAAGTAAAGATCAAGATTGGTATGCGAGCGGACTTGTTATCAACGTTAATGGCCATTTTGTCCAAGTTCAGTCATTTTTTCCCTTACAGTCAGCTCTACGCCGCCATCCCAGTACTCACGTCTCGcagaaaaaattattaaaattataaaaaaataaataaataaattcatgactcaaaaaattaaaattttatggtTTTTATAACtaaattcacaaaaaatacaaatataaaatatcaaaaaattaattaattttttttttgggaaataaCATGCTACATGATGACCATTTTTGGGAGATTTATTCATAGTTTTGAGAATGACTGATTGAGAACGGTGGATGGGATGTTCTTATATTGAATCGATCAAAATAACAGACCAAGGCAACTGTACTTTGATAACTATTAACGTAAGTTGACTCAAAGAAAGTTCTAAAAAATTGACCTTAAATAATCTGAACAATTCATAATTCACGGCAAACTGATTTCCAAGAGGGGGAAATCATATCCAAATGTGTATATATCATGATTGGATTTAGCTGTTCATCTTCTAACATTAGTCCGACGGCATTTTTTGTctgatttttaacaaaattttttgttatttattacagaattattataaaataaaataaaaaaatttgtgtcaTGCTATCTCGCTACTGAAAGAGACGAgacaacaaaaaaatatatatgatacTACCAAATTTTCTCTGGGTTCGGTCTGGTGAGCTTGAGCTTTAAATC from Primulina tabacum isolate GXHZ01 chromosome 3, ASM2559414v2, whole genome shotgun sequence encodes:
- the LOC142540808 gene encoding G-type lectin S-receptor-like serine/threonine-protein kinase At2g19130 isoform X2; amino-acid sequence: MWYAKVSQQTVVWVANREAPLSKKDSAQLKILDGNLVLLDGPVNKIWSTDLNATSNSVVAVLLDEGNLVLRDGFSNFTIWESFDNPTHTWLPGGKLAYNNITKKSQLLISWKNKDDPAPGLYSLELVPSRKEYIIRWNRTVQYWTSGPWNNHIFSRVPEMRSNFIYDFSYVENVSESYFTYSVYNPSTISRFVMDISGQIKQYNWIDNSNWFSFWSQPIQQCGVYAFCGGFGSCNENSLPFCDCLKGFEHKSESDWALNDYSGGCVREINLQCEINSTSNGKRDRFLMNNYVILPDNAQALTVGNEGECESSCLNNCSCSAYSFGDNVCSIWIGELLELKQLNEGDSGGRTIYIKLAADSSVFSGKSNKGVVLGAIGGSVTAALVILAFILAIVWRQRRQKVETSKAVEGSLTAFGYKDLQNATKNFSDKLGGGGFGSVFKGTLPDSSVIAVKKLESIIQGEKQFRTEVSTIGTIQHANLVRLLGFCSEADKKLLVYDYMENGSLDTHLFNLKETSKVLDWTTRYQIAIGIARGLSYLHEKCRDCIIHCDIKPENILLDAELCPKVADFGLAKLMGRDFSRVLTTFRGTRGYLAPEWISGVAITAKADVYSYGMMLFELVSGRRNSELSEGEKCKFFPSLAYTLIVQGGDTLSLLDPALSRIAEAEEVLKICKIACWCIQEDENIRPSIGQVVQILEGVMDVNLSPIPRSLQHFVESEENIIFFTDSSSGQSSNSRSIMASNASTRSKASDASTLSKNSTSSTS
- the LOC142540808 gene encoding G-type lectin S-receptor-like serine/threonine-protein kinase At2g19130 isoform X1, whose amino-acid sequence is MYKKGYILLNIFSNILQSKTIIKNNYLTVLYLFSVPILFSSILCVAANTISANQTLFGNQTIVSAGGNFELGIFSPGNSSKYYLGMWYAKVSQQTVVWVANREAPLSKKDSAQLKILDGNLVLLDGPVNKIWSTDLNATSNSVVAVLLDEGNLVLRDGFSNFTIWESFDNPTHTWLPGGKLAYNNITKKSQLLISWKNKDDPAPGLYSLELVPSRKEYIIRWNRTVQYWTSGPWNNHIFSRVPEMRSNFIYDFSYVENVSESYFTYSVYNPSTISRFVMDISGQIKQYNWIDNSNWFSFWSQPIQQCGVYAFCGGFGSCNENSLPFCDCLKGFEHKSESDWALNDYSGGCVREINLQCEINSTSNGKRDRFLMNNYVILPDNAQALTVGNEGECESSCLNNCSCSAYSFGDNVCSIWIGELLELKQLNEGDSGGRTIYIKLAADSSVFSGKSNKGVVLGAIGGSVTAALVILAFILAIVWRQRRQKVETSKAVEGSLTAFGYKDLQNATKNFSDKLGGGGFGSVFKGTLPDSSVIAVKKLESIIQGEKQFRTEVSTIGTIQHANLVRLLGFCSEADKKLLVYDYMENGSLDTHLFNLKETSKVLDWTTRYQIAIGIARGLSYLHEKCRDCIIHCDIKPENILLDAELCPKVADFGLAKLMGRDFSRVLTTFRGTRGYLAPEWISGVAITAKADVYSYGMMLFELVSGRRNSELSEGEKCKFFPSLAYTLIVQGGDTLSLLDPALSRIAEAEEVLKICKIACWCIQEDENIRPSIGQVVQILEGVMDVNLSPIPRSLQHFVESEENIIFFTDSSSGQSSNSRSIMASNASTRSKASDASTLSKNSTSSTS